Genomic DNA from Scyliorhinus torazame isolate Kashiwa2021f chromosome 15, sScyTor2.1, whole genome shotgun sequence:
cgcgtctctttctctctcttgcgtctctttctctttctcgcgtctctttctctttctcgcctctttctgtctctcgcgtctctttctctctctcgcgcctctttctcgcgtctctttctctctctcgcgtctctctctttctcgcgtctctttcgctctctcgcgtatctttctctctctcgcgtgtctttctctctctttctcgcgtctctttctctctctcgcgtatctttctctctctcgcgtctctttctctctcgcgtctctttctctttctcgcgcctctttctgtctctcgcgtctctttctctttctcgcgtctctttctctctcttgcgtctctttctctttcttgcgtctctttctcgcgtctctttctctctctcgcgtatctttctctctctcgcgtctctttctctctctcgcatctCTTTCTTTCtcgcgcctctttctctctctcgcgtctctttctcgcgtctctttctctttctcgcgtctctttctctctcttgcgtctctttctctttcttgcgtctctttctctttctcgcgtctttctgtctctcgcgtctctttctcgcgtctctttctcgcgcctctttctcgcgtctctttctctctctcgcgcctctttctcgcgtctctttctctctctcgcgtctctctctctctctcgcgtctctttctctctctcgcgtctctttctctctctcgcgtctctttctcgcgtctctttctctctctcgcgtctctttctctctctcgcgtctctttctctctctcgcgtctctttctctttctcgcgtctctttctctctcttgcgtcTCTTTTTCTTTCTTGCGCCTCTTTCTCCTGTCTCCTTCTCTTtccctttctcgcgtctctttctctttctcacgtctctttctctttctcacgtctctttctctttctcgcgtctatTTCTCTTTCTTGCGTCACTTTCCCTTTCtcgtgtctctttctccctctcaggtctctttctctctgtcgtctctcgttctctctgatgtctctttctcctgtctccttctctttctcgcgtctctttctctttatctttcttacatctttctctttctctctcgcgcgcgtccttttctttctctcgcgcgcgcgtccttttctttctctcttgctcgcgcgcgtccttttttctctctctcgcgcgcgtccttttctttctctcttgctcgcgcgcgtccttttttctctctctcgcgcgcgtccttttctttctctttctcgcgtctctttctcgcgtcttttTCTTTCTCCGGTCTCCTTCTCTTtccctttctcgcgtctctttctcgcgtctctttctctttctcgcgtctctttctcattctcgcgtctctctctcgcgtctctttctctctctcgcgtctctttctctctctcgcgtctctttctctctctcgcgtctctttctctctctcgcgtctctttctctctctctctctcatgcgcatGTCTTTAACACATCTCTTTCTCAAACaggagtctctttctctctcgcgcacgcGCGCCTCCTTCTCTCTGGCGCACGagcgtctctttctctcttgcgcgcctccttctctctctcatgCACGAGCGTCTTTTTCCCTCTCACGCACGCACgcatctccttctctctctcacgcacgagcgtctctttccctctcacgcacgcgtctccttctctctctctcgcgcgtctctttcactcccactcgctcacctctctttttttctctctcacgCATGCGTGCATGTCTCTTTCTCCTTCTCTCTCATGCgcgcctctcattctctctctctcgcgtgcccgcatgtctgtctctctctctctcgcacgcatgcACGCGCATCCCTTTCTCTCGTCTCTCTCCTCCTTCACACGTCTCTTTTTCTTCCCCTCTCACGTCTCTTTTGCTTTCTCTTTCTCGTTCTCTCACGTTTCTTTCTCTTTCTAtttctcgcatctctctctctctcgcatctctctctctttctcactcttgtgGCTCTCTCtcacgtctctttctctttctttttctcacgTCACTTTCACTTTCTcgcatctatctctgtctctcacctCTATATCTTTCTCgcttctctctgtttctccctcgcaTCCTTCTTTTTCGCGCCCTTGCGCCTCTTTATCGCGTCTCTTTCTTTCTCACATCTCTTTCTCCCACTGTTACTTTCTCTTTCACTTCCACTTTCTCGCGTCTCATTCGCCTTCTCGCGCCTCTTTTTCTATCTCGCGTCTCTTTATCTCGCTCGCATCGCTTTCTCTTTCtcgcttctctttctctctctcacgtctcttttctttctttttctcgCGTCTTTCTCTCTCGTGTCTCTTTCTCCATCTTTTTCTCGGGTCTCTTTCAGTCTCTTGCGTCTCTTTCACTTTCTCTTTCTCGTGTCTTTCtcgcgtctttctctctctccctcgtctctctctctctcacatctctttctctttctttttctcgcgTCTTTCTCTCTCACATCTCTCTCCTTTTTCccgcgtctctttctctttctagcgtctctttctctttctctctctccgtcttttTCGCTTTCTCTTGTCTCTTTCTTACGTCTTTCTCTCCTTCTTACGTATTTCTCTCCCTGTCACTTTCTTTTTCTCTCGCTcacatctctttctttttcctcacgcctttctctttctcgcatctctatctttctccctcgtgcgtctctttctctctcgcatcTTCTTTCTAAcgtctctttttctttctctccatCGCGTCTTTCATGCTTCTCTTTCTTTCCCTCGCGTCTTTCTCTTTCACTTTCTATTTCTCATGTCTTATTCTCTTTCTcacgtctctccctctttctctttctcgctcttgcGTCGCATTCTCttcctcgcgtctctttctctccgCACGTCTCTTTCTCTTTCGCGCGTCACTTTCCCTTTCTCGTGTCTCCTTCTCCCTCTcaggtctctttctctctgttgtctctcgttctctctgatGTCTCTTTCTCCTGTCTCCTTCTCTTTCCCTTTCGCgcgtctttctctttctcgcgtctctttctctttctcgcgtctctttctctctctcgcgtatCTTtccctttctcgcgtctctttctctttctcgcgtctttctctttctcgcgtctctttctctttctcgcgtctctttctctctctcgcgtatCTTtccctttctcgcgtctctttctcctgTCTCCTTCTCTTTCCCTTTCGCgcgtctttctctttctcgcgtctctttctctttctcgcgtctctttctctctctcgcgtatCTTtccctttctcgcgtctctttctcattctcgcgtctttctctttctcgcgtctctttctctttctcacgtctctttctctttctcgcgtctatTTCTCTTTCTTGCGTCACTTTCCCTTTCtcgtgtctctttctccctctcaggtctctttctctctgtcatctctcgttctctctgatgtctctcgcgtctctttctcgcgtctccttCTCTTTATCTTTCTTacatctttctctttctctc
This window encodes:
- the LOC140391719 gene encoding uncharacterized protein, with the protein product MRREKVEVKEKVTVGERDGKRRRQEKEAQERKRDARERKRREKEKETRERERDARERKRREREKETRERDARERKRREREKETRERERDARERKRREKEARERERDARKRREKETRERDARDRKTRERERDARKRKRRKREKETRERERDARKRREREKEARERKRCEREKETRERERYARERKRREKETQERERDARERKRREKEKETRETERGARKRKRRERERDARERKIREREKETRERERKTREREKDTRESERDARKRETRERERDARKRREREKETRETERGEKEKETRERERDARERKRREKEKETRERERGARKKEMHERERDARERKIREREKETRERERKGRGARQKEKDARAREKEKHACERERKGRARERERERDARERERKGRAREGKKRTRARERKKRTRAREKERRARAQERKKENL